In a genomic window of Ranitomeya imitator isolate aRanImi1 chromosome 5, aRanImi1.pri, whole genome shotgun sequence:
- the LOC138680717 gene encoding uncharacterized protein, with amino-acid sequence MWTWSWLQKRSTLSHMGLIRELRDNNPHDFQNYLRMSEESFKIILSAVTPLIQRRDTPMRAAVPVEERLAVTLRFLATGRSLQDLQFSAAVSRPFLSVVIPETCEAIVQSLRHYMEFPKTADDWKRIASDFDELWQFPNCGGALDGKHVRITQPANSGSFFFNYKGYFSVILMALVNANYEFVDVDVGMNGRVSDGGVFEHTSFGESLRNNELLLPLNEDTKANLNFVFIADEAFPLHPHLLKPFAQRTLTPERRIFNYRLSRARRVVENAFGIMANRFRVFHTAINLKLPSIDFVVLACCVLHNFLRRHDTSSYSPPSFIDAVDARTGDIVPGEWRTQPDNFTALQALGSGRQADDARDCREKYCQYFNGSGAVPWQDRSV; translated from the exons atgtggacctggagctggctgcagaaaagatccacattgtcacacatgggtctcataagagagttacgtgacaataaccctcatgatttccaaaactaccttcggatgtccgaggaatccttcaaaataatactgtctgctgttacgccactcatacaaaggcgtgatacgccgatgcgtgcagccgtgcccgtggaggaaaggttggcggtgacactgcggttcctggcaacaggaaggtctcttcaggatttgcagttttccgccgctgtttccagacctttcctgagcgttgtgattccggagacatgcgaggccattgtgcagagcttaaggcattatatggag tttcccaagacggcggatgactggaagaggattgcttccgattttgatgagctgtggcagtttccaaactgcggtggtgcattagatggaaagcatgtgcgcatcacgcaaccagccaactctggatccttttttttcaactacaaaggatatttcagtgtgatcctcatggcccttgtcaatgcgaactatgagtttgtcgatgtggatgttggcatgaatggtcgagtctccgacggtggtgtttttgaacacacttcatttggggaaagcttgaggaacaatgaactgctgttgccactaaatgaagacacaaaagcaaacctaaattttgtcttcatcgctgatgaagctttccctcttcatccacatttgctgaagccatttgcacagagaacactcacaccggagcgcagaatctttaattaccggttgtcgagggcccgtcgtgtggttgaaaatgcctttgggattatggcaaatcggtttagagtgttccacacagctatcaacttgaagctgccgtctatagactttgtggttttggcatgctgtgtgctccataatttcctgagacgtcatgatacgagctcctattctcctccttcgtttattgatgcagtggacgcaagaaccggagatattgtgcccggggaatggcgtacacaaccggataattttacagctcttcaagcacttggatctggcagacaggcagacgatgcaagggactgtcgcgaaaaatactgtcagtactttaatggttctggagctgtaccctggcaggatcgctccgtataa